A single Mastomys coucha isolate ucsf_1 chromosome X, UCSF_Mcou_1, whole genome shotgun sequence DNA region contains:
- the LOC116093865 gene encoding doublesex- and mab-3-related transcription factor C1-like isoform X2 yields MGNNTGEAPSTRPRPSASSTGSGQPPRAQPQPPPRATLSRLPAGLGLGHAREQMSLRTMAPKDKPAVPCRPSTSECNTGNKNRAAAPATEPRLRGRANRPGRGHTCGSRVQVRDHGEAVLAVGSEKRGHGAPVKRCQIRLPRTTVPRKHSKQAKKSSTKGRGRAAKENPVSQPEDLSPASPQEESPHGSHTYSWPPAVSPLPYMSVPSQQQLMDPPSMELRGAFALSNPCSNMVLLPCTSTDHHHPLEPQGSRASDQASISAALEYQEILEAAEALMTLKNSSWTWHQTHS; encoded by the exons ATGGGGAACAACACAGGCGAGGCCCCCTCGACCCGACCCCGGCCTTCTGCCTCCTCCACGGGCTCTGGCCAGCCCCCGCGGGCCCAGCCCCAACCCCCTCCGAGAGCAACACTCTCCAGGTTGCCTGCCGGTCTGGGCCTGGGACATGCCAGAGAGCAGATGAG CCTAAGAACCATGGCACCAAAAGACAAACCAGCTGTTCCTTGCCGGCCCTCCACCTCGGAATGTAACACGGGGAACAAGAATCGAGCAGCAGCACCTGCCACCGAACCTAGACTCAGAGGACGTGCAAATCGCCCTGGCAGAGGCCACACATGTGGCAGCAGGGTCCAAGTCAG GGACCACGGCGAGGCCGTGCTGGCTGTGGGCTCTGAGAAAAGGGGGCATGGAGCACCGGTCAAGAGATGCCAGATTCGACTACCAAGAACGACTGTCCCCCGCAAGCACTCCAAACAGGCCAAGAAGTCCTCTaccaaaggaagaggaagag CTGCAAAGGAGAACCCCGTGTCCCAGCCTGAAGACCTGTCCCCAGCCAGCCCCCAGGAG GAGAGTCCCCACGGGTCTCACACATATTCCTGGCCCCCAGCAGTTTCACCTCTGCCTTACATGTCAGTGCCCTCACAGCAGCAATTGATGGATCCTCCTTCCATGGAGCTTCGCGGGGCTTTTGCCTTGTCCAACCC GTGTTCAAATATGGTCCTCCTGCCGTGTACCTCCACCGATCACCACCATCCGCTGGAGCCACAG GGTTCTCGTGCCTCTGACCAGGCCTCGATTTCTGCCGCCTTAGAGTATCAGGAAATACTGGAGGCTGCCGAGGCTCTGATGACTCTGAAGAACTCTTCTTGGACCTGGCAccagacccacagctaa
- the LOC116093865 gene encoding doublesex- and mab-3-related transcription factor C1-like isoform X1 produces the protein MGNNTGEAPSTRPRPSASSTGSGQPPRAQPQPPPRATLSRLPAGLGLGHAREQMSLRTMAPKDKPAVPCRPSTSECNTGNKNRAAAPATEPRLRGRANRPGRGHTCGSRVQVRDHGEAVLAVGSEKRGHGAPVKRCQIRLPRTTVPRKHSKQAKKSSTKGRGRGRPAKENPVSQPEDLSPASPQEESPHGSHTYSWPPAVSPLPYMSVPSQQQLMDPPSMELRGAFALSNPCSNMVLLPCTSTDHHHPLEPQGSRASDQASISAALEYQEILEAAEALMTLKNSSWTWHQTHS, from the exons ATGGGGAACAACACAGGCGAGGCCCCCTCGACCCGACCCCGGCCTTCTGCCTCCTCCACGGGCTCTGGCCAGCCCCCGCGGGCCCAGCCCCAACCCCCTCCGAGAGCAACACTCTCCAGGTTGCCTGCCGGTCTGGGCCTGGGACATGCCAGAGAGCAGATGAG CCTAAGAACCATGGCACCAAAAGACAAACCAGCTGTTCCTTGCCGGCCCTCCACCTCGGAATGTAACACGGGGAACAAGAATCGAGCAGCAGCACCTGCCACCGAACCTAGACTCAGAGGACGTGCAAATCGCCCTGGCAGAGGCCACACATGTGGCAGCAGGGTCCAAGTCAG GGACCACGGCGAGGCCGTGCTGGCTGTGGGCTCTGAGAAAAGGGGGCATGGAGCACCGGTCAAGAGATGCCAGATTCGACTACCAAGAACGACTGTCCCCCGCAAGCACTCCAAACAGGCCAAGAAGTCCTCTaccaaaggaagaggaagaggtcgCC CTGCAAAGGAGAACCCCGTGTCCCAGCCTGAAGACCTGTCCCCAGCCAGCCCCCAGGAG GAGAGTCCCCACGGGTCTCACACATATTCCTGGCCCCCAGCAGTTTCACCTCTGCCTTACATGTCAGTGCCCTCACAGCAGCAATTGATGGATCCTCCTTCCATGGAGCTTCGCGGGGCTTTTGCCTTGTCCAACCC GTGTTCAAATATGGTCCTCCTGCCGTGTACCTCCACCGATCACCACCATCCGCTGGAGCCACAG GGTTCTCGTGCCTCTGACCAGGCCTCGATTTCTGCCGCCTTAGAGTATCAGGAAATACTGGAGGCTGCCGAGGCTCTGATGACTCTGAAGAACTCTTCTTGGACCTGGCAccagacccacagctaa